A stretch of the Panicum virgatum strain AP13 chromosome 9N, P.virgatum_v5, whole genome shotgun sequence genome encodes the following:
- the LOC120688400 gene encoding mitochondrial import inner membrane translocase subunit TIM23-2-like — protein sequence MTDPRMFLSGSDDRGESSEAGRRLYNPYQDLNMHYSYRTLYDLPTSPEFLFKEEELAQRRSWGENLTFYTGVGYLSGAVGGAALGLRDAARGAEPGETAKIRANRVLNSCGSSGRRVGNTLGVIGFMYAGIESAMVAARDRDDWINSVAAGLGTGALFRAANGPRSAVVAGALGGVLAAAAMGGKQLANRYVPVI from the coding sequence ATGACCGACCCGCGGATGTTCCTGTCAGGATCCGACGACCGCGGCGAATCCTCcgaggccggccgccggctgTACAACCCGTACCAGGACCTCAACATGCACTACAGCTACCGGACCCTCTACGACCTCCCCACCTCGCCGGAGTTCCTCTTCAAGGAGGAGGAACTGGCGCAGCGCCGCTCTTGGGGCGAGAACCTCACCTTCTACACGGGGGTCGGGTACCTCTCtggcgccgtcggcggcgccgccctgggCCTCCGCGACGCCGCCAGGGGTGCCGAGCCCGGGGAGACCGCCAAGATCCGAGCCAACCGCGTGCTCAACTCCTGCGGCAGCTCCGGTCGCCGCGTCGGCAACACGCTGGGCGTCATCGGCTTCATGTACGCCGGGATTGAGAGCGCCATGGTGGCAgcccgcgaccgcgacgacTGGATCAACAGCGTCGCTGCCGGGCTCGGCACCGGTGCGCTCTTCCGCGCCGCCAACGGCCCGCGGTCCGCCGTCGTCGCGGGCGCCCTCGGTGGggtcctcgccgcggccgccatgggGGGCAAGCAGCTCGCCAATCGATATGTGCCTGTCATATGA
- the LOC120688399 gene encoding molybdate-anion transporter-like: MEAFYYLVFGALAAVVAALELGKSGKDRVATSPAFNSFKNNYILVYSLMMSGDWLQGPYVYYLYSQYGFDKGDIGRLFIAGFGSSMLFGTIVGSLADKQGRKRACVTYCITYILSCFTKHSPEYKILMVGRVLGGIATSLLFSAFESWLVAEHNKKGFDPQWLSITFSKAIFLGNGLVAIVAGLFANFLADNMGFGPVAPFDAAACFLAIGMAIILSSWGENYGDSSDSKDLMTQFKVAAKAIASDEKIALLGAIQSLFEGSMYTFVFLWTPALSPNDEEIPHGFIFATFMLSSMLGSSIASRLLARKMKVEDYMQIVFSVSACTLFLPVVTNFLVPPSSEKGGSISLGGCLQLLGFCTFESCVGIFWPSIMKMRSQYIPEEARSTIMNFFRIPLNLFVCVVLYNVNAFPITVMFGMCSIFLFMAAILQRRLMVVSDLHKSTKAVEMNAEDEPLNP; encoded by the exons ATGGAGGCGTTCTACTACCTCGTGTtcggcgcgctcgccgccgtcgtggcggcgctggagctcggcaAGTCCGGCAAGGACCGCGTCGCCACCTCCCCGGCCTTCAACTCCTTCAAGAACAACTACATCCTCGTCTACTCCCTCATGATGT CTGGGGACTGGCTGCAGGGGCCCTACGTGTACTACCTCTACAGCCAGTACGGCTTCGACAAGGGCGACATCGGCCGCCTCTTCATCGCCGGCTTCGGCTCCTCCATGCTCTTCGGCACCATCGTCGGATCCCTCGCAGATAAGCA GGGGCGGAAGAGGGCGTGCGTCACCTACTGCATCACCTACATCCTGAGCTGCTTCACCAAGCACTCCCCCGAGTACAAGATCCTGATGGTTGGGCGCGTGCTCGGAGGCATTGCCACGTCGCTGCTCTTCTCGGCGTTTGAGTCGTGGCTCGTCGCGGAGCACAACAAG AAAGGATTTGATCCACAATGGTTGTCCATAACATTCTCCAAGGCTATCTTTCTTGGCAATGGTCTAGTCGCCATTGTTGCTGGGCTCTTTGCAAATTTTCTTGCTGATAACATGGGTTTTGGCCCTGTGGCTCCATTTGATGCTGCTGCTTGCTTCCTAGCAATAGGAATGGCAATCATCTTATCATCATGGGGTGAGAATTATGGAGATTCATCTGACAGCAAGGACTTGATGACCCAGTTCAAGGTTGCAGCTAAAGCCATTGCTTCAG ATGAAAAGATTGCATTGCTTGGAGCTATACAGTCATTGTTTGAGGGTTCAATGTATACTTTTGTTTTCCTGTGGACTCCTGCTTTGAGCCCGAATGATGAAGAAATTCCTCATGGCTTCATATTTGCTACATTCATGCTCTCCTCGATGCTGGGTAGCTCAATTGCTTCTCGTCTATTAGCTCGGAAGATGAAGGTTGAAGATTATATGCAAATCGTGTTTTCAGTATCAGCCTGTACTCTTTTCCTTCCTGTTGTGACAAAT TTCCTAGTACCTCCCTCCTCGGAGAAAGGTGGTAGCATTTCATTAGGAGGCTGTCTGCAGCTTCTTGGTTTCTGTACATTTGAGTCATGTGTTGGTATATTCTGGCCATCAATCATGAAGATGAGATCTCAATATATCCCTGAGGAGGCAAGAAGCACAATCATGAACTTTTTCCGCATACCACTCAACCTGTTTGTTTGTGTGGTACTATACAAT GTAAATGCATTCCCAATCACTGTCATGTTTGGCATGTGCTCCATTTTCCTTTTCATGGCAGCAATCTTGCAGAGGCGGCTAATGGTTGTCTCTGATCTTCACAAGTCGACAA AAGCGGTAGAGATGAATGCAGAAGACGAGCCTCTGAACCCTTAG